In Polynucleobacter sp. MWH-S4W17, a genomic segment contains:
- a CDS encoding trimeric intracellular cation channel family protein yields MEDINFWIGIIATMAFAVTGVLAIADRGVDLFGVLVLGLITAIGGGTIRDIILEAPIFWSENQMYVWLALGASILTFFAESFFTQPQIYRWMLYIDGFGAALFAIQGADKAWGMGYGLPIAPVILGVITAIGGGLLRDVLAGRKTLIMSHELYAIPVTLGCCVYVLVLNFLPQYVVEGSVICMLGIFGLRAAAIYWDLHVPKMFITKTR; encoded by the coding sequence ATGGAAGACATTAATTTCTGGATTGGCATCATTGCAACCATGGCCTTTGCGGTAACGGGTGTCTTAGCTATTGCAGATCGTGGCGTAGACCTCTTTGGCGTCTTGGTACTGGGTTTAATTACCGCCATTGGCGGCGGCACTATTCGCGACATTATTTTAGAAGCACCCATTTTCTGGTCTGAGAACCAAATGTATGTGTGGCTTGCACTCGGCGCTAGCATCCTCACCTTCTTTGCAGAATCTTTCTTTACCCAACCGCAAATTTATCGGTGGATGCTGTATATCGACGGATTTGGTGCTGCTCTCTTTGCGATTCAGGGTGCTGATAAGGCATGGGGCATGGGTTATGGTCTGCCTATTGCGCCAGTCATTTTGGGTGTGATTACTGCCATTGGCGGTGGCTTATTGCGCGATGTCTTGGCTGGCAGAAAAACGCTCATCATGTCGCATGAGCTTTATGCCATTCCGGTGACTTTGGGTTGTTGCGTCTATGTTCTGGTGCTGAACTTCTTGCCTCAGTATGTTGTTGAGGGCTCCGTGATCTGTATGCTCGGAATTTTTGGACTGCGCGCAGCTGCTATTTATTGGGATCTGCACGTACCCAAAATGTTTATTACTAAAACGCGTTAA
- the maiA gene encoding maleylacetoacetate isomerase: MTSKLYSFWRSSAAFRVRIALNLKGMDYQIIPVHLGKNGGDQLGEEYGKKNPSRLVPLLEDGKKSIHQSLAIIEYLEEIQSEPALLPTLAIDRAWVRAIAMDIASDIHPINNLRVLRYLIKKLGISSEAKDEWYGHWIKVGLESVEMQLSLDPRVGRFAYGDQPGLIDVCLVPQLFNALSARVDVKPYPTLMRIFHECMTLPAFNDASWEKQMDAEGLNPVAPPQK; the protein is encoded by the coding sequence ATGACCTCCAAGCTGTATAGCTTTTGGCGCAGCTCCGCCGCTTTTCGGGTTCGCATTGCCCTCAATCTCAAGGGTATGGATTATCAAATCATTCCCGTACATCTCGGTAAAAATGGTGGAGATCAATTGGGCGAGGAGTATGGCAAGAAAAATCCCAGTCGCCTAGTGCCTCTTCTAGAAGATGGCAAAAAAAGTATTCATCAATCCTTAGCCATTATTGAGTACCTCGAAGAGATTCAATCTGAGCCAGCACTTCTACCAACACTAGCGATTGATCGCGCATGGGTGCGTGCTATTGCAATGGATATTGCGAGCGATATTCACCCAATCAATAATTTACGGGTGTTGCGTTATCTGATCAAGAAACTCGGCATCAGCAGTGAGGCGAAGGATGAATGGTATGGGCACTGGATCAAGGTTGGACTCGAAAGTGTAGAGATGCAATTAAGTCTTGATCCACGGGTTGGGAGATTTGCCTATGGCGATCAACCTGGCTTGATTGATGTCTGCTTAGTGCCCCAACTCTTTAATGCACTAAGCGCAAGAGTAGATGTAAAGCCTTACCCCACTCTCATGCGAATCTTTCATGAATGCATGACATTGCCCGCCTTTAACGATGCCTCTTGGGAAAAACAAATGGATGCTGAGGGACTAAATCCCGTTGCTCCACCACAAAAATAA
- a CDS encoding AEC family transporter, whose translation MLYVFNVVLPVFLLILIGYVGGRTGKLGINASVELNRFVVWLALPAQLFNFAANSGWQTLWQPGFITAFFLSCLIVFLLVLLVSWVCHRDLAAASFDSLSASYSNTGYMGIPLCALALGQDGLAPAIISTFIVFVMFALATVLIEIGILSHKKPHEIGLSVIKSLCTNPLLIAPVAGLLWASSDLTLYDPIAQVIAFLAAASTPCALVSIGLFLMQKSTAAPARAWGISLAKLILQPLIAWVIAGPILELPALWVSAIVILSALPTGTGPFMLAQYYKADGSVISRVVLITTVSSLLTLSLFLWWSNGI comes from the coding sequence TTGCTCTACGTATTTAATGTAGTTCTCCCAGTATTCCTACTCATATTGATTGGGTATGTTGGTGGGCGTACTGGTAAGTTAGGCATTAATGCTTCAGTTGAGCTCAATCGTTTTGTTGTTTGGTTGGCATTGCCTGCGCAACTATTTAACTTTGCCGCCAATAGTGGATGGCAAACGCTTTGGCAACCTGGTTTCATCACTGCTTTTTTTCTAAGTTGTTTAATTGTTTTTCTACTGGTGCTCTTGGTAAGCTGGGTATGTCATCGCGATTTAGCGGCAGCCAGTTTTGATAGCCTCAGCGCCTCTTATTCAAATACTGGGTATATGGGGATTCCTTTGTGCGCACTTGCCCTTGGCCAAGATGGTTTAGCCCCTGCGATTATTTCCACCTTCATTGTGTTTGTCATGTTTGCCCTGGCGACGGTCTTGATTGAGATCGGCATCTTGTCGCATAAGAAGCCGCATGAGATTGGTTTAAGCGTCATTAAATCGCTTTGCACTAATCCCTTGTTAATAGCTCCAGTTGCGGGTCTATTGTGGGCCTCGAGTGATTTAACTTTGTATGATCCGATTGCACAAGTAATTGCGTTCTTAGCTGCCGCATCAACACCTTGCGCTCTCGTTTCCATCGGTTTATTTCTGATGCAAAAAAGTACTGCCGCTCCTGCTCGGGCTTGGGGTATCAGTTTGGCAAAGTTGATTCTTCAACCCTTGATTGCTTGGGTCATTGCGGGCCCCATCTTGGAGTTGCCAGCATTGTGGGTAAGTGCCATCGTCATACTCAGCGCGCTACCCACTGGTACGGGCCCCTTTATGTTGGCGCAGTACTACAAGGCTGACGGTAGTGTGATTTCTAGAGTGGTACTAATTACTACCGTGAGTTCTTTGCTGACGCTCTCTTTATTTTTGTGGTGGAGCAACGGGATTTAG
- a CDS encoding gamma carbonic anhydrase family protein codes for MAIFELDGNAPHLAEGAWVADSAEVIGKVELHQDASIWPKVVIRGDNDLIQIGAGSNVQDASVLHTDPGYPLIIGKQVTVGHQVMLHGCYIGDGSLIGIGAVILNGAKIGKNCLVGAGALVTEGKEFPDGSMILGTPAKAVKELTPEQIAGIHDIAGRYVKNAQRYMKTLKKIS; via the coding sequence ATGGCTATATTTGAACTAGACGGAAATGCCCCTCATCTAGCTGAGGGTGCTTGGGTTGCCGACAGCGCAGAAGTGATCGGCAAGGTTGAACTTCATCAAGATGCGAGTATCTGGCCTAAAGTCGTTATCCGCGGCGATAACGACCTCATTCAAATCGGCGCAGGCAGCAATGTGCAAGATGCTTCTGTTTTGCACACCGATCCAGGCTATCCACTCATCATTGGTAAGCAGGTCACTGTTGGTCATCAAGTGATGCTGCATGGTTGCTACATCGGAGACGGTAGTTTGATTGGCATTGGCGCGGTGATTTTGAATGGCGCAAAGATTGGAAAAAACTGTCTCGTAGGTGCGGGCGCGCTTGTTACCGAAGGAAAAGAATTTCCGGATGGCTCCATGATTTTGGGGACTCCCGCTAAGGCGGTAAAAGAGTTGACCCCGGAGCAGATTGCTGGCATCCACGATATCGCTGGTCGATATGTCAAAAATGCGCAGCGTTATATGAAGACGCTGAAGAAAATTTCCTAA
- a CDS encoding Rap1a/Tai family immunity protein: MKKILIALAALAAFSGLTQAQETIKVLSTQELANVCKLPASPESLSFCIGFTTSVYETYLATRHPQRAKPFICVKQPAPARDEVIGDFVKFANSTPQVADKPAAGVFLGFLASRFPCARK, encoded by the coding sequence ATGAAAAAAATCCTCATCGCATTGGCCGCTTTAGCCGCATTTTCCGGTCTTACTCAAGCACAAGAAACCATCAAGGTATTAAGCACGCAAGAGCTCGCGAATGTTTGCAAACTTCCTGCAAGCCCAGAATCCCTTAGCTTCTGTATTGGTTTTACTACTTCTGTTTATGAAACTTATTTAGCAACTCGTCACCCACAACGTGCGAAGCCATTTATTTGCGTTAAGCAACCTGCTCCAGCACGTGATGAAGTCATTGGTGATTTTGTGAAGTTTGCCAATAGCACTCCACAAGTTGCAGACAAACCAGCAGCAGGTGTTTTCTTGGGCTTCTTAGCTTCACGCTTCCCTTGCGCCAGAAAATAA
- a CDS encoding glycine zipper domain-containing protein translates to MKKIIAITAATLAIAGCSNMSNTEQRTLSGAGIGAAAGAVGTAIFHGNPIWGAVGGAAVGAASGYVYDAYKKNEASNYNAGYNAGKKNQPAQAPN, encoded by the coding sequence ATGAAAAAAATTATCGCAATTACCGCAGCAACTTTAGCAATCGCTGGTTGCTCAAACATGAGCAACACCGAGCAACGTACACTCTCAGGCGCAGGCATTGGCGCAGCAGCTGGTGCTGTTGGCACGGCAATCTTCCACGGCAATCCTATCTGGGGCGCAGTTGGTGGTGCAGCAGTGGGTGCAGCATCTGGCTATGTCTATGATGCTTACAAGAAAAATGAAGCCTCTAATTACAATGCTGGCTACAACGCTGGAAAAAAGAATCAGCCAGCTCAGGCACCTAATTAA
- a CDS encoding OsmC family protein codes for MRKVVSQFGQGPLQQKLTAGDLHFLSDAEVSKGGSDTGPSPHEYLGAALAACTSMTLKMYAGRKEMKLDNAIVTVDIERNDDVETFSREIQLQGNLSAEEKERLLEIADKCPIHKALAGQIQIKTQLVN; via the coding sequence ATGAGAAAAGTAGTTTCGCAGTTTGGCCAAGGCCCCCTTCAGCAGAAATTAACTGCTGGTGATTTACATTTTTTGTCTGATGCTGAAGTTTCTAAAGGAGGCTCTGATACCGGCCCAAGTCCTCACGAATATCTTGGTGCTGCTTTGGCAGCCTGTACCTCAATGACTTTAAAGATGTACGCTGGGCGCAAAGAAATGAAATTAGACAATGCTATCGTAACTGTGGATATCGAACGGAATGATGATGTTGAAACATTCTCCCGCGAGATTCAGTTGCAAGGCAACTTGAGTGCTGAAGAAAAAGAGCGCTTACTTGAGATTGCAGATAAATGTCCAATCCATAAAGCATTGGCAGGGCAGATTCAAATAAAAACCCAGCTGGTAAATTAA
- a CDS encoding rhodanese-like domain-containing protein, giving the protein MKLKIGYQELIQEAMAEIETLSMEMASDLLVDTNVVFVDIRDVRELEREGMIPNALHAPRGMLEFWVDPDSPYYKPIFGEGKRIVLYCASAWRSALATQTLQRMGVPNICHLEGGFSAWKKAQLPIVAKASKSHSS; this is encoded by the coding sequence GTGAAATTAAAGATTGGGTATCAAGAGCTCATTCAGGAGGCAATGGCTGAAATTGAGACGCTCTCCATGGAAATGGCGTCAGATTTATTGGTAGATACAAATGTGGTGTTTGTGGATATACGGGATGTTCGTGAATTAGAGCGAGAGGGCATGATTCCAAATGCGCTGCATGCCCCCAGGGGAATGTTGGAGTTTTGGGTTGACCCTGACAGCCCTTATTACAAACCAATCTTTGGGGAAGGCAAGAGGATCGTGTTGTATTGCGCCTCAGCTTGGCGTTCGGCCCTAGCAACACAAACCCTCCAGAGAATGGGTGTCCCTAATATATGCCACTTAGAGGGTGGCTTTAGTGCTTGGAAGAAGGCGCAATTACCCATCGTAGCAAAAGCAAGCAAATCCCATTCCAGTTAA
- a CDS encoding putative Na+/H+ antiporter: MNFTPTELGASIIFAIAVLHTFCTGYFETIAKKSPRHAGLWHLLGEVEIVFGFWAAILVIFISLYDDLGTAKNFLNKRNFTEPLFVFAIMIVAGTKPILYFSTQILHVLANGLQYLLRIRSAPALYFLTLGATPLLGSLITEPAAMTLAAFLLRDLVYRHQCSKALLFGTLGVLFVNISIGGTLTNFAAPPVLMVASTWGWSSAFMFSNFGLESCIAIFINALAATLLFHHQLIEPNADKGEVKIPFAVILTHLVFLFGVVYFAHDPIIFTWTLLFFIGYTTAYPKHQSPLILKEALLVGFFLGGLVVLGSLQGWWLQPILEMMSPTAVFYGSLGLTAFTDNAALTYLGSLVTGTSPEFKLALVGGAVAGGGLTVIANAPNPAGIAILRGHFPGHTVSALYLLIAAIPPTIVAILAYRLI, translated from the coding sequence ATGAACTTTACCCCCACAGAACTTGGTGCGAGCATTATTTTTGCAATTGCTGTTTTGCATACCTTTTGCACAGGCTATTTTGAAACGATTGCTAAAAAATCGCCTCGACATGCTGGTCTTTGGCATCTCCTTGGTGAAGTAGAAATTGTTTTTGGTTTTTGGGCTGCCATACTGGTTATTTTTATTTCCTTATATGACGACTTAGGGACTGCTAAGAACTTTCTGAATAAACGCAATTTCACAGAACCACTCTTTGTCTTTGCCATCATGATTGTGGCTGGCACAAAACCCATTCTGTATTTTTCTACTCAAATTTTGCATGTGCTGGCCAATGGCCTGCAATATCTTTTGCGTATCAGAAGCGCTCCTGCTTTATATTTTTTAACTCTAGGGGCCACACCACTCCTTGGCTCTTTGATCACCGAGCCTGCAGCGATGACTCTGGCTGCTTTTTTATTGCGCGATCTTGTCTATCGTCACCAATGTTCTAAAGCGCTTCTATTTGGCACCCTTGGCGTGCTCTTTGTGAATATCTCCATTGGAGGCACACTCACCAATTTTGCTGCTCCGCCTGTTCTGATGGTGGCCTCTACCTGGGGATGGAGTTCAGCATTTATGTTTAGCAACTTTGGTCTAGAGTCTTGCATTGCGATCTTCATCAATGCTCTGGCAGCAACGCTTTTATTTCATCACCAATTGATTGAACCTAATGCCGATAAAGGGGAAGTAAAAATTCCTTTCGCAGTCATTTTGACGCACCTAGTTTTCTTATTTGGTGTGGTTTACTTTGCGCATGATCCGATTATTTTCACGTGGACTCTGCTCTTCTTTATTGGTTACACCACGGCATATCCAAAACATCAAAGTCCTCTCATCCTGAAAGAAGCACTTTTAGTGGGATTCTTCCTGGGTGGCTTAGTAGTATTGGGTTCATTGCAAGGATGGTGGCTGCAACCCATTCTCGAAATGATGAGCCCTACCGCAGTCTTTTATGGCAGTCTTGGTTTAACTGCTTTCACTGACAATGCGGCACTCACCTATTTAGGATCATTGGTTACGGGAACCTCACCGGAGTTCAAGCTGGCATTAGTGGGTGGAGCGGTTGCCGGTGGTGGCCTCACCGTTATTGCTAATGCCCCCAACCCAGCGGGTATTGCGATCTTGCGTGGCCACTTTCCTGGGCATACGGTTTCAGCGCTGTATTTATTGATTGCGGCCATTCCGCCCACCATCGTGGCAATTCTGGCTTACAGACTCATATAA